The genomic DNA aacgaaaacaaagtGCCAATTTGATAAGCGGAGCGATCCCGTGCGTCACGCCGCATTTCCGACTTATCCCAACCGTTTCGTTTCTATTAGATTAGTTAGTGTTGTTGTTCGTGGAAGCgcattaaatacaaaaaataatataaactAATTGTAAGCTTATCTCAGACAAAATGGCAGCCATGCAactgtaaatatgtaaatgtgcaaGCAGCTGACTCCAGAACTTCGGACTGCACTGTGAGATTAAAGTTTCGCTGAAGCGGGACTAAAGACTATAGCAAGCGTATATGAATTTGAACAGCGCGGCTTTTTATTCAGCAACGGAGCACAATTATGGGCAGCACTTTTTTACGAGTGTGACCGTAcgctgcaaacaaaacagctgtttggctgacaacaacaagaataaAATCCCTCTGCTAATATGGCgggaatatttaaaatgaaaactaatgCAAcgaaatatatgcatatgtatgtgtacttATAGGGTGTAAGAAATATCCATGGCAATTATTTAGCTCATCACATGATATCAGCACaactaatttataattatacatTGGGGACAACAGTTAATGGTGCATGGCACGCCAGTACATGAATATACTAAATTCTCTGTGTTTTTGAGTACACAGACagaaacaattgtttttcgcTTAGCTCGAGTCGTAAACCTTTCAATTGACTTACAGACTGATAAGCAAATAGATCCCCACAATGGGTACAGTCCAGTCGCATTGCAAATCAATTGATATGGATGAGAATAGGGGCCGATTCTTACTCTTACACAAACCATTAAGCGGTGCAAATGATTCAGAACGGGGTAAGGGGAACAGAACAGCACAAGCCTGCGACATTAATGGTCGCAATGATGATTAGGAAATggttgcgaaaaaaaaaaaagtacaatgCATGAATGGGTCGCAGGCCGGCTTATCAGTGGCCCAGTCAGAGCACAAGCCGCGGCTTATCGCCATCGGACTAACCCGCGACGGCACCACAGAAATAGTAGGCGGTCTGTCAGATGACAACGTTTGCGGATGGACTAAGCGGCTGTCATGTGAGCAAGCATGTGACCGAGTCCAAGACAAGCCTGGACTGCTATCTGCTGGGTTCTATAATGGAGCTGATGCATGCCCAGTGCAGTGCATTCACTCGTGACTCAGCACGCCGCCCTCGAAAGGCAACCGCAATCGGGAAAAGCATCATATGCAGCGAAAGACAATGAGAAAGCAGTCCAACTATGCAAACAAAAgaccaacaaaatattaatcatCGCCACAAAGCCGCTGCTGGCCCCCCTCCTGTCACAAAACACTTGCTGAGCTCGGATTTCCTGGGTGACATATCGCCGGATCGGAAAACAGTACTCACCTTGAAGGTGTGCCATTCCTCCTTTATGACCTCGGCAGGGGATACGGCCTGCGCAACTGCCACCAGGgccaggagagagagaatcaaTGCTGTCCGCATTTTATATAATCTGTAAAATTTAACACAATTAGCAAACATCATTCAATCACGTGAAGTTGTGTCCAGCTGTCCACAAGACTCAGACATGTACTCTCTCCAGGGGAAGGGGCTTTTACTGGTTTAagttaatacatttttaattgtatgCTGACTAATACAGTGGGCAGGGCGGATCGGCAAGCAATCGGGGgagttttgctttgttttgttagCTTAGTtttcgaattcgaattcgaacAATACCCGCTATCTAATCGGCCATTCCACTTTGCGCCGCTCTTTGCTatctcatctctctctctgcaagtgtgtgtgtgtgtgttgtgtggtttTTAAGAGTCTCGTCtgccatatttgttgcaattgtttttgcgATCTTGTAGCTCGTTTCGAAAACAAAACGTGAGACGCATTTGATAAAATTGTTACTATTGTTGCAATAATCATTTGTGCCAAGTTCGAGGGCCAAAAACTGgttttgaaattgttttcaagGTGAATCATCTACCTTAACTGTTGTTGTAAATAACCAAACGGTAGataaagcaaacagcagacaaatggaaagcaaaaaTAGGTCAAtacaaagagagggagggcaAAACTCAAAGTGCGTCTGTTTGTTGAAACGCAGAAATGGCCGTCTCGcgcaataaaaactaaacaaagaAGAGCTAAGCTAAGCGAAAGAGCAGCGCAACAGAATATGCGGAACAGGGAAAGAATAGAATATAATCACTAAACAACAAAGCAGCTGACTCTGCTAGATGCTGCTGGAATGCATTATTTATTCCAATAAGTTGTTGACACcaacaaacacatacatatacgaaaGGGACTTGGGGGATGGAAAGTGCATGACGCAATTTGTTTTAAGAGTTTCCCTAATCAGATGCTGTTAAATATGCAGGCACTAGACgagatttatatttatttcacttaCCACTGGAACTACGCCGCTAAACGCGCAACAAATCACTTTACTGTTATAATTGGTTTTATAAGCGACAATCACAATGTACTGTGGTGCAATTATTCTTTAATTCGTTTCCCTATTCAAAGTCGCAATTAGCTCTGCACCCAAAGacttttcgttgtttattaaaattaaatcaaattgttgCTCCAAAGAAAAATCTGTGCCAGTGTGGCCGCGTATTTATGATTAATATATACGTCTGGGATATTAAAagataccgtaaatataccaacgAAAAAATAACTTAGCTTAACCCCGCTCTATTTAAACAATTGCACAACTTGAGTTAAACCGCTGAAATAACAACATTCGTAAAGTCTTCTTGTAGATCTACACTTTCCCACATacttacaataaataaacgacCACGATATCTTTCACCTGAACTGTGGTAACCTTTTTCTAATTCCATAATATTCGCTCgttaatttaaatacctcgTGGGCGACAATGGGTTAATTTTTTTTCCCTCCATAAtcttaaaaaatgtataaatacaatttaaaaaggTTTGCAGCTCAAACtgaattgttttgttggtgACGTTGATCTCCGCCGTAGAACCCATCCCATAATTAAACGTTTGGCGCAGGCAACAGGACGAGCAGACGCACCGGATGGCACAAGTTCTGCCAGAAGATTACAGGAATTCGGCTTTCCCGCAAAACTGGGGCACTAGGCAAGGAGAATTCAAGACAAAAACGATTCCATTCGAGAACTTTAGGTGCCTTTACCTTTCCTGTGGTCCGTTCTAAGCTGTTGTCAATATTTCAGCGTCAAAGTGTCTGGCAGCTACATGGTTGCCAAGGAAGCCATACAGCAAGGCAAAAGTAGGCCAACTGCCGTATGGCCCTTGAGCTGAGGCAACAATGCGCCTCCAGCCTGATGTGCGCTGCCATTCCGTCAACAACTCCGTAAACTATGTCAGCCCCATGGGCATTGTATCAATCATCAGCTAAAAGATATAAGGGTAAAGCTGGAGTACGAGGACGGTGAGTACATTGCGATCTTCAAGAACTTTTACAACGATTTAATTGAGCAACAATGTAAATAACGCTATACACAATATAAATTCCACTAGTTTCGAGCTACAAGCATGCTGGAGCACTGGCACTTTTTTTCCTACGACTACATAAACTAAACATCTTGCCAACCAGGCATCAGGCCAACCTGTCCTCCTGTCTAAATAAAGTGCGAGGCATATTCGTGGGGCATCACGCCACGACGCGGATAAAACGTATGCGTGGTCGAGAACTTGAGCAAGTTGGTTATGTCACTTGTGTAGATGTCGGCAAATCGGAACAGCCGCCTCGAGAAGTACGTTGGATTGTGGTACGTGCGGAACACACTCCCGAACTGCTCGTTGAACACGTTCttggttttgttgctgcaaagTGACAGAATGATTATGGCTGTGCATTAAAATGTTAAGCGTTTTTCGTACCGCAACTGATCCCGCTCCTCCATCCATTCGCGATGGCAAGCCTGGGCGGGCTCACTCTCGTCATCCTGTGTCTCCTCGATGAGCTGCGTCAGCATCTGAAGCCAGTTGGCGCTCATCTTGAAGTCCTCTCGGTTAAGGGTCTTGATTTCATGCTGCAAATGATTCATTGTGAATAAAGTCATCCTAATAACCCGGATTGTACTCTATACCCACCGCTAGCTCACTGATGATTGCACCTGTCCGCCAGCTGTGCTTCAGCGTGACGTCCGCCAGGTCACTGTACGGATGATCGCCAAAATAAAGCACCGAATGGCCGCGCCAGCCCTTCAGTTCCTGCAGCTGTCGCACAGAGCCTTCGTAATATATTTTACCCTTTTCCAAATTAAAGACACGATCCCACAGATGGGATCTCGTCTTCTCATCAAAGAGCCTTATGGGGCGAGATTCGTCGGTGAAGAACTTTGGCTTGCGCGCCTGCACAATAACCACATCGAAGAAGTCTCTCCAATTGGCGCCCACAAGAAATGTCATGCCGCAGTTCctgcaaaacgaaaacacaaTTTTTATCATCTACTTGGGCAATCAAGGGACTGATACTCACACAAAGGAGAACGGACTGTTGGTGACCAAAAAGAGATTCTTTCCTGCTTTCTGCAGTTTCTCAAAGAACTTGACCAGCTTGGGATTGCGTTCAATGTACTTGGCGGTGTTTACCATCACTTTGCCATGCATAATGGGATGGCAAGAGCCCATGGCAGTTCGTGTGTCATGGAAAACTATTTCCGGGTTGTAGTCGATGCGATTACGCTCGAAATATTCGATTACATTGCACAGGAGGCACATTTCAGGTACCGAAAACAGATCAGCCAGCTGAACCATCTTCGAGTTGGTATTGTGCTGCaaaagggaagggaaaggaATAAATAACACTCCTGATTGCTGCTTACTCCAGACCAAAATGGTTTCTCACCCTGTAGCTATTGTTTGGCCCTTCGACATAGGCAATGGGCAGTAGCCGGTTGTGATATAGATTGAGCACCTCGTCGGCCCCGACTTTTGTTCGCCCCCGGTAGACGgagcccagctgcagctgcaggaacgAGTCCAGCTTGACCAGCAGTCCCTTCTCCACATCATAGTGCAGCCCGCGCACAGCGAAGTTCGGCTCGTACTCCAGATCCAAAATTTCCTCGGGATACCTGAAACGCTTCACCAGCATCTCCCTAGCCAAATTGTACAGAAGATCTTCCAGAATGGGCTTGTAGCAGGCCAGGGTGTAGTCATAGTCGAAGCCATACACCTGCACCTCACTCAGGTCCAGCTCGTTGCACGCGAACACAGCATCTGGATGCACATCCACGGGTAGCTTTTTGGCTGCAAAGGTCAACACGTGTGTATGTGAATTTGGAGCACATTGCTGGGGGGGTGGGCGGCTATTTATAGAATTGTGCACACGAACTGCACATGCCAACGCTGCGACAGGTTAAGGCTTACATTGAAActtcttttttgtggtttcgtACAGCTCTTTGTAATCACTCACGGTTTTTGGATTCGATATTTGAGCTAGGGCAGCGGTTACAGTGGGGGTTCCTGGCGCTGCAGGAGAAGCCCTTGTAACGGCTGCTCCAGAATCCGTGCTCAAGGCGCGGGATTCCGATTGGGATCTCGGTTCTGATATCGACCTGACCGCGTACACATTACGCAGGAGCAAACTTTGTCTCAATAAGGCGCTGAAAATTTGACCAGCTGCAGTACACATTTAACttgatttgattgtttttgttgttgtttttcaattgccaATTAAGTCCAGTTGTTATGTACTAAAGTGTGACCGCGGTTTTAACGATAAAATAGACCGACAGACCATAGGAAATATACCGagatatacccttgcattttcaaaatatactgtatatataccgtaaatctgaaatcattttcctcgaatttgatcttctgtttaatattaccagctagttaggactccccgcgctaaaaatataattttattcgattcaTCATTAAATTCTCTTCAATGCAGCTACTCCTGTTAACTGCCAGCGTATTCCATGTTCAAAAATTATTCGATAGCAGGCTaatcatttcaatttcaaagtaTGGCTGTTACAATGATTTCGTATATTCtacattttattatattttataccgCCACTGCGGATAATTTAAAAGTTCTCAACTATCAGAACTCCGCAGAAACAATTGTTCAAGACCTCATAGACAACTGGCAGTCCCCGATTGGTTACCTGGAGAGTCGAGGGTACCTGCCCAATGTCCTTCAGTATGCTCCAAAGCTGAATTTTGACCGAGAAACAGATCCCGTCGAAGCCAAAACGGGAAATGCGATTAAGGAAAATGACTCCGCTGTGACGGACAACGATCGACTCGTGCGCTCCTTTGACGAACCGAACTCAGACGAAATGAAGAACATGTTTCGCAGGCTTTTCTCTTCAAAGAAAGACGATACCATATCCGATGAAATCAAGTCCAAGCTGGACGTGTCCTGGGACATGAATCAGTTAGTGTCCACGGCCCTTAAGGAAGCCGAGAAATGCCATGAGAAATTTAGCATGAAACTTACCCAGAATGCTGAAATCGATCCCATTGTCACCAACGAGCCCTTTGATTCCGATATCGATGCAGAAATAGCACAGCTCTATCCCTCTGTTCTTTCCAAAAAGGATGATGTGAAGAAGAAGGAGGTGAAGGCTTCTTCGCCATACAAGAAACCCTACCATCACCTGGTCAAGGGCTTTGGCAAAATTCTGGGCAACCATAAACTAGGAGACGGCTATCCGCAGGCACTTGTATTCAGCCCAAAGGCAGGACCAGAGGATCGCACAGGACACACAGTAACATGTTGAGCTTTGACATGTTGCCGGGGCAGGGCGGAAAGCCAATCAGTGTGACGTACATCGTCGTTCTGCCACCGGCTTTCATCCCTAAATTAACTGATCAGCAGATCAAGTGATGACCTTGActatatatttacaaaatatttgtttgtgttcaaGTGCAATTAAACGTTGGCAGCATTTAGctccatttaatttatgacCTCACGGGTGGATCTGCCAGCACAACACTCTCCCAACTGGTTTCACAGGAATTTCGAATTTCGAATTTCGGCACTCGTTCGGCTTACATTTTCGATTGAAAGTATATAAGCCTTAGGCCTTATTTCATTGGCCAACAGTTAGCTTCAACACACATTTTCAGAATGTTCAAATACGTAAGTGAAGGCTGAAAGTCGAAGCCACAGTCCCTCTGTTTGTTCACCCAAATGTTTGCATCTCAGTTGGCCCTCGTCCTGCTGGTTGCCGCATgcaccgccacagccacctCCAGCGATGACGATGCGCATGCTCATGTGGAGAAGCAGTACAAGAAGGAGGACGGACATGGAAAGTTCTCCTACGGCTATGACATAACCAATGGCATCGGCGCTGGAGAGGCGGGGGACGAGCATCAGGTCCATGGCGAGTATCACTTCACCTCCAAGGAGGGACTGCCCGTTAAGGTGTCCTACACGGCCGATGAGAATGGCTATCATCCGCACGGGGATCTCCTGCCCACGCCACCGCCCACTCCAGAGGCCATTCTCCGGGCCCTGGCCTACATCGATGCGCATCCGCACAAGGAAGAGCCCCGTCCAGTCCATCCCCATTCGCAGCCCAGGAAGCCTCAGCCAACCAAACCGCAAAGCCATCGTAATCATTGAGGAGTCTCcttcaaatattaaacatttcTGTACGATTTGAATACAAATGCATTTGTCATCACGAAAAAAGGATGGGATAAAGCCACAGAAGAGGCTTCTCACAATTTCGCAGTGCCTGCCGGCAGACCGGCTCCAGAGCGCGTCAGTTCCATGTCCACCGAGGGCTGACTGACCAGCTTGCGTATCACATCGAATTTTGCATTATTCTTATCTCGGACAAGATCGAAGATCACGCTCTCGCTGGTGGTTATCACACAGCCAGCCTGGCGCAATCGATCCAAGGCCAAGTCCCGATCCTGGTTTAGCCTGGAAGAACAGCAGTCCGCCACAATGTATACGTTGATGTTCTGCTCCAAGAGATCAATGGCTGTCTGTTCCACACAAATGTGCGACTATTTGAGGAATGAAATGGgaggtttggtttttggcttgtGTAAATTTGATAAGGAACCAACCTCCAAGCCGTACAGGACCACATCTTCCGGCTTATCGCTAAAGACATCCTTGATTACGGCTTTCACCTCCGGTGTAACCATGCTAAAGAGCGTCTTACCGGACACCAGTTTTGCGTGGCTCACATCCAGCTGGGCCACAGTTTTGCCCAGCTTCTCGGGATAATGCTCGGTGACGATAAGTGGTACATCCAAGGCTTTGCCCGCTTTGGTCTGCAATGGAACTTTGTTAATCTCAACAAACCCCGCAGATAAGAGCGAAGTTTGACTCCTAGTCAAAGTTCAAGACTCACCAACTTGTCAACATTCTTGATCATGTTGTCGAAAAGCGGCATAACAGGCCGAAACTTTTCCTGTATGTCGCATAGCAGGAATAAAGTTTTCTTCGGATTTAGATGACAACGTCGCAGGGCcatttttgtgtagtttttgattgta from Drosophila subobscura isolate 14011-0131.10 chromosome E, UCBerk_Dsub_1.0, whole genome shotgun sequence includes the following:
- the LOC117891268 gene encoding 5'-nucleotidase domain-containing protein 3 yields the protein MCTAAGQIFSALLRQSLLLRNVYAVRSISEPRSQSESRALSTDSGAAVTRASPAAPGTPTVTAALAQISNPKTVSDYKELYETTKKKFQSKKLPVDVHPDAVFACNELDLSEVQVYGFDYDYTLACYKPILEDLLYNLAREMLVKRFRYPEEILDLEYEPNFAVRGLHYDVEKGLLVKLDSFLQLQLGSVYRGRTKVGADEVLNLYHNRLLPIAYVEGPNNSYRHNTNSKMVQLADLFSVPEMCLLCNVIEYFERNRIDYNPEIVFHDTRTAMGSCHPIMHGKVMVNTAKYIERNPKLVKFFEKLQKAGKNLFLVTNSPFSFVNCGMTFLVGANWRDFFDVVIVQARKPKFFTDESRPIRLFDEKTRSHLWDRVFNLEKGKIYYEGSVRQLQELKGWRGHSVLYFGDHPYSDLADVTLKHSWRTGAIISELAHEIKTLNREDFKMSANWLQMLTQLIEETQDDESEPAQACHREWMEERDQLRNKTKNVFNEQFGSVFRTYHNPTYFSRRLFRFADIYTSDITNLLKFSTTHTFYPRRGVMPHEYASHFI
- the LOC117891337 gene encoding uncharacterized protein LOC117891337 — translated: MAVTMISYILHFIIFYTATADNLKVLNYQNSAETIVQDLIDNWQSPIGYLESRGYLPNVLQYAPKLNFDRETDPVEAKTGNAIKENDSAVTDNDRLVRSFDEPNSDEMKNMFRRLFSSKKDDTISDEIKSKLDVSWDMNQLVSTALKEAEKCHEKFSMKLTQNAEIDPIVTNEPFDSDIDAEIAQLYPSVLSKKDDVKKKEVKASSPYKKPYHHLVKGFGKILGNHKLGDGYPQALVFSPKAGPEDRTGHTVTC
- the LOC117891339 gene encoding larval cuticle protein 4-like, translating into MFKYLALVLLVAACTATATSSDDDAHAHVEKQYKKEDGHGKFSYGYDITNGIGAGEAGDEHQVHGEYHFTSKEGLPVKVSYTADENGYHPHGDLLPTPPPTPEAILRALAYIDAHPHKEEPRPVHPHSQPRKPQPTKPQSHRNH
- the LOC117891338 gene encoding isochorismatase domain-containing protein 1; translated protein: MALRRCHLNPKKTLFLLCDIQEKFRPVMPLFDNMIKNVDKLTKAGKALDVPLIVTEHYPEKLGKTVAQLDVSHAKLVSGKTLFSMVTPEVKAVIKDVFSDKPEDVVLYGLESHICVEQTAIDLLEQNINVYIVADCCSSRLNQDRDLALDRLRQAGCVITTSESVIFDLVRDKNNAKFDVIRKLVSQPSVDMELTRSGAGLPAGTAKL